Within the Bacillus sp. FSL K6-3431 genome, the region GAAGAGTCCTAGTAAATGGAGAAAAACTGGTATGTAGTCCATACGTATTCTGGATACGAAAATAAAGTAAAAGCAAACCTTGAAAGACGTGTAGAGTCAATGGGTATGCAGGATAAGATTTTTCGTGTCATTGTCCCGGAAGATGAAGAGACTGATATTAAAAATGGAAAAAAGAAAATAGTAAAGAGGAAGGTATTTCCTGGGTATGTTTTAGTAGAAATCATTATGACAGATGATTCTTGGTATGTTGTGCGTAACACACCAGGTGTGACAGGGTTTGTCGGATCATCAGGCTCTGGTTCTAAGCCTACTCCTATGCTGCCTGAAGAAGCTGAGTTTATTTTGAAGCGGATGGGAATGCAAGAACAGCGTGCTGAAGTAAACTTTGAACAAGGTGAGACGGTAACGGTTAATGAAGGGCCGTTTGCTAACTTCACAGGTAAGATTGAAGAGATGGATATTGACAAAGGAAAAGCGAAAGTAATGGTTAATATGTTCGGGCGCGAAACTCCTGTTGAACTAGACTTTTCGCAAATTGATAAAATATAATTTGAAACAACTTGAAATCTTAGGCTATTAGTGTTAAAATTTTTAGGTCAGTAGGTCTCAATACGAGTGACTGTACAATATATAATGATTTTCTATTCATAGGTTGAGTGGGAGGGGAAAACCCTATTACCACATCACGGACTTAAGGAGGTGTGTCTCGTGGCTAAAAAAGTTATCAAGCTTGTAAAATTGCAAATTCCCGCTGGCAAAGCGAACCCGGCTCCACCAGTTGGACCGGCACTTGGTCAAGCAGGTGTAAATATCATGGGATTCTGTAAGGAGTTTAACGCTCGTACAGCGGACCAAGCAGGACTAATTATTCCTGTTGAAATCACTGTATTTGAAGACCGTTCTTTTACATTCATCACAAAAACTCCGCCTGCAGCTGTTCTTCTTAAAAAAGCAGCTGGTATTGAATTGGGTTCTGGTGAACCGAATAAAAAGAAGGTTGCGGTTGTTAAACGCGACAAAGTACGTGAAATCGCTGAAACAAAAATGCCTGACCTAAACGCAGCTAGCGTTGAAGCGGCTATGCAAATGGTAGAAGGCACTGCGCGCAGCATGGGAATCACAATCGAAGACTGATCCCTTGTGTAAAAAGAAGTTGTTTGTTGGAGGGAGGCTGCGATAGTGTCGGCCTTCCTTTATTCGTGGGAGGTTATTCCGCTAAAACCACATTACAGGAGGAAATTAAAATGGCTAAAAAAGGTAAAAAGTACACAGAAGCTTTAAAGCTTGTAGACCGCTCAAAAGCATACTCTGTAGAAGAAGCAATTGAACTTGTAAAGAAAACGGATTATACAAAATTCGATGCTACTGTTGAAGTGGCAGTTCGTCTTGGAGTAGATCCTAAAAAAGCTGACCAACAAATTCGTGGGGCAGTTGTACTTCCAAACGGTACTGGTAAAACGCAACGTGTACTAGTATTTGCTAAAGGCGAAAAACTTAAAGAAGCAGAAGCTGCTGGTGCGGATTACGTTGGAGATGCAGAATATATTAACAAAATCAATCAAGGTTGGTTTGAATTTGATGTAATCGTAGCTACTCCAGATATGATGGGTGAAGTTGGTAAGCTTGGTCGTACACTTGGACCAAAAGGCTTAATGCCGAATCCTAAGACTGGTACTGTAACTTTTGATGTAACGAAAGCAGTGAATGAAATTAAAGCTGGTAAAGTTGAATACCGTTTAGACAAAGCTGGAATCATTCATGTGCCAATTGGTAAAGTTTCTTTCGACGAAAGCAAACTAGTTGAAAACTTTAGCGTTATTTTAGATACATTGAATAAAGCGAAACCTTCTGCAGCGAAAGGTACTTACATGAAGAACGTTACAGTGACTTCTACTATGGGACCTGGCGTGAAAGTTGACCCATCATCTAGTATCTAAAAAAAATTGACAGTTAGTGTATCATTTGATACAATTCTATCTGTTGTAAATTATAAAAAACATTTGTACCGTAGACAGCAGGGGCATAAAGCTTAATAACCTGCCGAGGTCATTGCGATATAAATCATCTGATTTGAAGGATGAGCGCATGAAACCTCCATGTCTATAAAATGTGGGGGTTTTTTGTTGGTATAAATGTCCATTTAAAAGGTTTTAGGAGGTGTAAAGATGAGCAAAGTGATTGAAACTAAAAAACAAGTTGTAAATGAAATCGCTGAAAAGCTAAAAACAAGCGTTTCTACAGTAGTTGTGGACTACCGTGGGTTGAACGTTGCTCAATTAACAGAACTTCGTAAACAGCTTAGAGAAGCGGGAATCGATTTTAAAGTTTATAAAAACTCTATGACTCGTCGTGCTGCTGATGATGTAGAATTATCTGGTCTTAACGAAGTATTAACTGGACCGAATGCAATTGCATTCAGCGCGGATGATGTTGTAGCTCCAGCTAGAATTTTGAATAACTTCGCGAAAGCAAACGAAGCTCTTGAAATTAAAGCGGGTGTGATCGAAGGAAATATCGCGACAGTGGAAGAAGTGAAAGCATTAGCTGAACTTCCATCACGAGAAGGGTTACTTTCTATGTTGCTTAGCGTTCTTCAAGCTCCTGTTCGTAATCTTGCTCTTGCTACAAAAGCAGTTGCGGATCAGAAAGAAGAAAGTGCATAATCTTAGATTCTAAAAAAACAAATAATATTA harbors:
- the nusG gene encoding transcription termination/antitermination protein NusG, translated to MEKNWYVVHTYSGYENKVKANLERRVESMGMQDKIFRVIVPEDEETDIKNGKKKIVKRKVFPGYVLVEIIMTDDSWYVVRNTPGVTGFVGSSGSGSKPTPMLPEEAEFILKRMGMQEQRAEVNFEQGETVTVNEGPFANFTGKIEEMDIDKGKAKVMVNMFGRETPVELDFSQIDKI
- the rplK gene encoding 50S ribosomal protein L11, whose amino-acid sequence is MAKKVIKLVKLQIPAGKANPAPPVGPALGQAGVNIMGFCKEFNARTADQAGLIIPVEITVFEDRSFTFITKTPPAAVLLKKAAGIELGSGEPNKKKVAVVKRDKVREIAETKMPDLNAASVEAAMQMVEGTARSMGITIED
- the rplA gene encoding 50S ribosomal protein L1; the protein is MAKKGKKYTEALKLVDRSKAYSVEEAIELVKKTDYTKFDATVEVAVRLGVDPKKADQQIRGAVVLPNGTGKTQRVLVFAKGEKLKEAEAAGADYVGDAEYINKINQGWFEFDVIVATPDMMGEVGKLGRTLGPKGLMPNPKTGTVTFDVTKAVNEIKAGKVEYRLDKAGIIHVPIGKVSFDESKLVENFSVILDTLNKAKPSAAKGTYMKNVTVTSTMGPGVKVDPSSSI
- the rplJ gene encoding 50S ribosomal protein L10, whose amino-acid sequence is MSKVIETKKQVVNEIAEKLKTSVSTVVVDYRGLNVAQLTELRKQLREAGIDFKVYKNSMTRRAADDVELSGLNEVLTGPNAIAFSADDVVAPARILNNFAKANEALEIKAGVIEGNIATVEEVKALAELPSREGLLSMLLSVLQAPVRNLALATKAVADQKEESA